One segment of Polyangiaceae bacterium DNA contains the following:
- a CDS encoding AbrB/MazE/SpoVT family DNA-binding domain-containing protein, whose amino-acid sequence MAKTLTRTGNSFAIVLDKPLLEATGIDASTPLEVSTDGDVIVISPVRAKRRTAKLKRILDDLDREHAGAFKRLAE is encoded by the coding sequence ATGGCGAAGACTCTGACGCGTACCGGCAACAGCTTTGCGATCGTGCTCGACAAGCCCCTACTGGAGGCGACGGGCATCGACGCAAGCACTCCCCTCGAAGTCTCGACGGACGGGGACGTGATCGTCATTTCGCCTGTGCGCGCCAAGAGGCGAACCGCCAAGCTCAAACGGATCCTGGACGACCTCGACCGCGAGCACGCAGGAGCGTTCAAGCGTTTGGCGGAGTGA
- a CDS encoding wax ester/triacylglycerol synthase family O-acyltransferase — translation MSFHERLSALDASFLGIESGAAHMHVGALAVFDAGPLRKGAGIDFSKIRTYVESALSDMPRYRQRLARVPGLGHPVWIDDDHFDIHYHLRHSALPSPGDDRTLKRLAGRIFSQQLDRSRPLWEFWVVEGLTGGRFAIIPKLHHCMIDGIAGVDFMARLLSTSEDASPPVSPEPWRARAAPSAATLLASELGYRAGASRRAIDRTRNALQDFSGWLDTTRGKVGDLSNALRAGLSPASPTPLNPRHIGPHRRFDVCRMDLERVKEVKRLLGGKVNDVVLATATAALARFLERHGVDVAKLDDYRALVPVNVRSELDASAGGNRVAMTLAKLPLQERDTRRRYQCVVEMSTYLKAESGQASGTQLLQQIGDATTPNLVRDVFRVAGMVRAFNIVITNVPGPPFPLYLLGAKLDSIFPLVPLFENQALGIALFSYAGGLYWGLVADWSSVSDLHELSNELTTAFDELHAVAISTGKA, via the coding sequence GTGAGCTTCCACGAACGCCTGTCGGCCCTCGACGCTTCGTTCCTCGGGATCGAGAGCGGAGCCGCGCACATGCACGTCGGCGCGCTAGCCGTGTTCGACGCGGGCCCGCTGCGCAAGGGCGCCGGCATCGACTTCTCGAAGATCCGAACCTACGTCGAGAGCGCGCTCTCCGACATGCCACGCTACCGACAGCGCTTGGCCCGCGTGCCGGGCCTCGGGCACCCGGTCTGGATCGACGACGATCACTTCGACATTCACTACCACTTGCGTCACAGCGCGCTGCCAAGTCCCGGCGATGACCGAACGCTGAAACGTCTGGCCGGACGCATCTTTTCTCAGCAGCTCGATCGCAGTCGCCCACTGTGGGAGTTCTGGGTCGTCGAGGGTCTGACCGGTGGGCGCTTTGCCATCATTCCAAAGCTCCACCACTGCATGATCGACGGCATCGCCGGCGTGGACTTCATGGCGCGGCTGCTCAGCACCAGCGAAGATGCCTCTCCGCCCGTTTCACCCGAGCCGTGGAGAGCGAGAGCCGCTCCGAGTGCGGCAACGCTGCTGGCGTCCGAGTTGGGCTATCGCGCAGGAGCATCCCGTCGCGCGATCGATCGCACTCGCAATGCGCTGCAAGACTTCAGTGGCTGGCTCGATACCACACGAGGCAAGGTCGGTGATCTCTCCAATGCGCTCCGCGCCGGACTATCGCCGGCATCGCCAACGCCACTGAACCCGAGGCACATCGGGCCCCATCGTCGCTTCGACGTGTGCCGCATGGACCTCGAGCGCGTCAAAGAGGTCAAGCGCTTGCTCGGAGGCAAGGTCAACGACGTGGTGCTGGCGACGGCCACCGCGGCTCTCGCGCGTTTCCTCGAGCGTCACGGTGTCGACGTCGCCAAGCTCGACGACTATCGCGCCCTCGTCCCCGTGAACGTGCGCTCGGAGCTGGACGCCAGCGCGGGTGGCAACCGCGTGGCGATGACGCTGGCGAAGCTGCCGCTCCAAGAACGTGACACGCGACGCCGCTACCAGTGCGTGGTCGAAATGTCGACCTACCTGAAAGCCGAGTCGGGACAAGCCTCAGGGACACAACTGCTGCAGCAGATTGGCGATGCCACGACTCCGAACCTCGTACGCGATGTGTTCCGAGTCGCGGGAATGGTACGCGCGTTCAACATCGTCATCACCAACGTCCCAGGTCCGCCCTTCCCACTGTATCTGTTGGGTGCAAAGCTGGACTCGATCTTCCCGCTGGTGCCGCTGTTCGAGAATCAGGCACTTGGCATTGCGCTGTTCAGCTACGCGGGTGGCCTGTACTGGGGGCTCGTCGCCGACTGGAGCAGCGTTTCCGATCTGCACGAGCTCAGCAACGAATTGACGACTGCCTTCGACGAGCTGCACGCCGTGGCGATCTCGACGGGTAAGGCATGA
- a CDS encoding GNAT family N-acetyltransferase gives MLHASPAVSVPRIATPRLLLRELRPADFDDYAENLLDPTATTHLSPVKTRRDAWKVFTSMAGTWMLHGTGWWGVELVETGKLAGSVGLFFREDAIDAEIGWIIYRSHWGKGYASEAAVAALAHGLQTLRRPRVVAHIDAGNAASIRVSEKIGMCYDRDVDFGDQRVGLYVASAPG, from the coding sequence ATGCTCCACGCTTCACCCGCAGTTTCCGTCCCTCGCATCGCCACTCCCCGGCTCTTGCTGCGCGAGCTGCGCCCCGCGGATTTCGACGACTACGCCGAGAACCTGCTCGATCCCACGGCGACGACGCACCTTTCGCCGGTGAAGACCCGTCGCGACGCATGGAAGGTGTTCACGTCCATGGCGGGCACCTGGATGCTGCACGGCACGGGCTGGTGGGGCGTGGAACTCGTCGAGACGGGCAAGCTGGCGGGCAGCGTCGGACTCTTCTTTCGTGAGGATGCGATCGACGCCGAGATTGGCTGGATCATCTACCGGTCGCACTGGGGAAAGGGGTACGCGAGTGAAGCGGCCGTCGCGGCGCTTGCTCACGGGCTCCAGACGCTGCGCCGGCCGCGTGTGGTGGCGCACATCGATGCGGGCAACGCAGCGTCGATCCGCGTCAGCGAGAAGATCGGGATGTGCTACGACCGCGACGTGGACTTCGGGGATCAGCGCGTCGGGCTGTACGTGGCGTCTGCACCAGGGTGA
- the gltA gene encoding NADPH-dependent glutamate synthase: MYQIVRHEQFSDSTFLWEVFAPDVAQAAEPGQFVMLRLHEGGERIPLTIADFDRERGTITMVIQALGRSTHEMLDKYRRGSWFLDFVGPLGIASHIGEPGHVVLVGGGLGVAPIYPQARAFKEAGYRVTSIIGFRSKPLVFWEERFREISDELIVCTDDGSYGQPGFVTEALARVIAQEPIPKQVIAIGPLPMMRACSEVTRPAAVPTVVSLNAIMVDGTGMCGSCRVTVGGDIRFACVDGPDFDAHAVDFDELMVRQRRFSGHETKAQTDYDHVCNLELQLFKEGKRNYKKIKAVAPTATPMPTRDAEERSRNFEEVNLGYTQDEALLEAERCIQCVRPTCVSGCPVGIDIPRFIRHMLVRDMAGALGVIHESNLFPSVCGRVCPQESQCEAQCILHKKMEPVAIGRLERFVGDHAPPPMTEPIAKNAALGRVAIVGSGPSGLACAGDLARQGVEVVVYEALHVVGGVLQYGIPSFRLPRESIEKEIRSLEQLGVRFEVNKVVGKTFTLEKLLGAMGFSAVFVGTGAGYPVFLGLPGESAGQVLSANEFLTRVNLMGGDSFPYRDTPVELGQDVVVIGAGNTAMDCLRVAKRLGAKNVRCVYRRTEAEAPARVEELRHAREEGIEFSFLHGPTEILLDDDKNVRAVRCQRMELGEPDASGRRRPVPIEGALTEFPAQTVIYALGTRANPIVPRSSAELKLNKWGYIEADAITQATSIPGVFAGGDIVTGGATVILALGAGRRAARHVTAYLRDRQWPPAPIEQAQDEHPAGEGKCPRCHGAIEPGDPYVCCAGETIRWQCLDCHKVHEGFAFPYGLCSACGGKLTRDRDQAQVDDRTRQAVREAMEVELGGLSFYQRGGESCSDPDLKDLFQRLAAMEREHLHLLAARYHIAPLELGAADLGPSTAALYAGFERPVEGPLELLEVAVKLEQRARDFFAERSTSLTRGSAVWRLYRELEAEEHEHVAMIQTELARRREGLAGLL; encoded by the coding sequence GTGTATCAGATCGTCCGGCACGAGCAGTTTTCGGATTCGACATTCCTTTGGGAGGTCTTCGCGCCGGACGTAGCCCAGGCCGCAGAGCCCGGTCAGTTCGTGATGTTGCGACTGCACGAAGGCGGCGAGCGCATCCCGCTCACCATCGCTGACTTCGATCGGGAGCGCGGCACCATCACGATGGTGATCCAAGCCCTGGGGCGCTCGACCCACGAGATGCTCGACAAGTACCGACGCGGTAGCTGGTTCTTGGACTTCGTCGGCCCCCTGGGTATCGCCAGTCACATCGGTGAGCCCGGTCACGTCGTGCTCGTGGGCGGTGGGCTCGGCGTCGCGCCCATCTACCCTCAAGCTCGCGCCTTCAAGGAAGCGGGCTACCGCGTCACGTCGATCATCGGGTTTCGGAGCAAGCCGCTGGTGTTCTGGGAGGAACGTTTTCGCGAGATCAGTGACGAACTGATCGTCTGCACCGACGACGGCTCCTACGGACAGCCGGGCTTCGTGACGGAGGCTTTGGCCCGCGTCATCGCCCAAGAGCCGATCCCGAAGCAGGTGATCGCCATCGGACCGTTGCCCATGATGCGCGCCTGCTCCGAGGTCACGCGGCCCGCGGCGGTACCCACGGTAGTCAGTCTCAACGCGATCATGGTGGACGGCACTGGCATGTGCGGCTCATGCCGCGTGACCGTGGGTGGAGACATTCGCTTCGCCTGCGTGGATGGCCCCGACTTCGACGCCCACGCCGTGGATTTCGACGAGCTGATGGTGCGCCAGCGCCGGTTTTCCGGGCACGAAACCAAGGCGCAAACCGACTACGACCACGTGTGCAACCTCGAGCTTCAACTCTTCAAAGAGGGCAAGCGCAACTACAAGAAGATCAAAGCCGTGGCGCCCACGGCCACGCCGATGCCAACGCGAGACGCCGAAGAACGGTCGCGAAACTTCGAAGAGGTGAATCTCGGCTACACCCAGGACGAGGCGCTGCTGGAGGCTGAACGCTGCATTCAGTGCGTGCGGCCCACGTGCGTCAGCGGCTGTCCCGTGGGTATCGACATTCCACGGTTCATTCGTCACATGCTGGTACGCGACATGGCAGGTGCCCTCGGCGTCATCCACGAAAGCAACCTGTTCCCGTCGGTGTGCGGCCGGGTCTGCCCGCAGGAGAGCCAGTGCGAAGCGCAGTGCATCCTGCACAAGAAGATGGAACCCGTCGCCATTGGTCGCCTGGAACGCTTCGTCGGCGATCACGCGCCTCCGCCCATGACGGAGCCTATTGCCAAGAACGCCGCGCTGGGTCGCGTCGCCATCGTGGGCTCGGGGCCGTCCGGGCTTGCGTGTGCCGGTGACCTTGCTCGTCAGGGCGTGGAGGTCGTCGTCTACGAAGCGCTGCACGTGGTCGGTGGCGTGTTGCAGTACGGCATCCCGAGCTTTCGCTTGCCTCGGGAATCCATCGAAAAGGAGATTCGATCCCTGGAACAGCTCGGTGTTCGCTTCGAGGTGAACAAGGTCGTGGGCAAGACCTTCACCTTGGAGAAGCTGCTCGGCGCCATGGGATTCTCCGCTGTGTTCGTCGGCACCGGCGCGGGCTATCCCGTGTTCCTGGGCCTGCCGGGTGAGTCCGCCGGGCAGGTGCTGAGCGCCAACGAGTTTCTCACGCGCGTGAATCTGATGGGTGGGGACTCCTTTCCCTATCGCGACACGCCGGTGGAGCTGGGACAGGACGTGGTGGTGATCGGCGCGGGCAACACCGCGATGGATTGCCTGCGCGTGGCCAAGCGGCTGGGTGCCAAGAACGTGCGCTGCGTCTACCGCCGCACCGAAGCGGAAGCACCGGCGCGCGTCGAAGAGCTGCGGCACGCCCGCGAGGAGGGCATCGAGTTCTCCTTTCTCCACGGCCCCACGGAGATCTTGTTGGACGACGACAAGAACGTGCGCGCCGTGCGCTGCCAAAGGATGGAACTGGGCGAGCCCGACGCCTCCGGCCGCCGCCGACCCGTGCCCATCGAAGGCGCGCTGACGGAGTTTCCCGCGCAGACCGTGATCTACGCTCTCGGGACGCGCGCCAATCCCATCGTTCCGCGCTCCAGCGCCGAGCTCAAGCTCAACAAATGGGGCTACATCGAGGCCGATGCGATCACCCAGGCCACCAGCATTCCCGGCGTGTTCGCTGGCGGCGACATCGTGACCGGCGGCGCCACGGTGATCTTGGCGCTGGGCGCGGGCCGTCGCGCGGCGCGCCACGTGACAGCGTACCTACGCGACAGGCAATGGCCGCCAGCGCCCATCGAGCAAGCTCAGGACGAGCATCCCGCGGGGGAAGGCAAATGCCCGCGCTGTCACGGTGCGATCGAGCCTGGAGATCCGTACGTTTGCTGCGCGGGTGAGACCATCCGCTGGCAGTGCCTGGACTGCCACAAGGTTCATGAAGGATTCGCGTTCCCCTACGGACTGTGCTCGGCGTGTGGAGGCAAGCTCACGCGCGATCGGGATCAAGCGCAAGTCGACGACCGCACTCGCCAGGCAGTGCGCGAAGCGATGGAAGTCGAGCTTGGCGGGCTGTCTTTCTATCAGCGCGGCGGCGAGAGCTGCTCGGATCCCGATCTGAAAGATCTATTCCAACGCCTCGCAGCCATGGAACGTGAGCACTTGCACCTGCTCGCCGCCCGCTATCACATCGCGCCGCTGGAGCTAGGGGCGGCCGATCTGGGACCCTCGACGGCGGCGCTTTATGCCGGCTTCGAGCGCCCGGTCGAGGGACCCTTGGAGCTCTTGGAAGTCGCAGTGAAGCTCGAGCAGCGCGCCCGTGATTTCTTTGCCGAGCGCTCCACCAGCCTCACCCGGGGCTCTGCCGTGTGGCGCCTGTATCGCGAACTCGAAGCCGAGGAGCACGAGCACGTCGCGATGATCCAAACGGAACTGGCCCGCCGACGCGAAGGCCTCGCCGGCCTGCTCTGA
- a CDS encoding metallophosphoesterase codes for MRARAGHWVTRVGQTPVDLESIEASSFVTLAECGGVDSDTATMLVVLGDTHGHLDAAERACLRVQHAFQRQIDAIFQVGDFGYWPEGSAGEDPFYKEEDAHELPGVLARGTSLVIGESRLDRRQAPLHFIRGNHEDFVALARVSRDRCEASPCGSELSYLPDGFRGEVVGVSCAAVGGILRDLSGGRGRRAKQRRKAARVALDTDPRFSDSGLLDAVGEVDLLLTHSGPDDREERHGSRALANTLRKGQVTLHFYGHHHRHSFAETPRGVSVGLRNLAARGGALAPGALAIVLWRDRSAFRVLVHQG; via the coding sequence ATGCGCGCGCGTGCCGGCCACTGGGTGACACGGGTTGGCCAGACTCCCGTGGATCTCGAATCCATCGAAGCGAGTAGCTTCGTGACGCTCGCAGAGTGCGGTGGCGTCGACTCCGACACGGCGACGATGCTCGTCGTCTTGGGCGACACACACGGGCATCTCGACGCGGCGGAACGCGCGTGCCTGCGAGTGCAGCACGCGTTCCAGCGGCAGATAGACGCCATCTTCCAAGTGGGTGACTTCGGCTATTGGCCCGAAGGCAGCGCCGGCGAAGACCCCTTCTACAAGGAAGAAGACGCTCACGAGCTTCCCGGCGTCCTTGCTCGCGGGACCTCGCTCGTCATTGGAGAGTCTCGATTGGATCGTCGCCAAGCCCCACTGCACTTCATTCGCGGCAATCACGAAGACTTTGTCGCTCTGGCACGGGTGTCCCGAGACCGTTGCGAGGCATCGCCCTGCGGCAGCGAGCTCAGCTACCTTCCCGACGGCTTTCGCGGCGAGGTGGTAGGGGTTTCCTGCGCGGCCGTCGGTGGCATCCTCCGTGATCTCAGTGGCGGACGCGGGCGGCGCGCCAAACAGCGACGCAAGGCGGCGCGGGTTGCGCTCGACACGGATCCCCGATTCTCCGACTCGGGCCTACTCGATGCCGTTGGCGAGGTCGATCTTCTGCTGACCCACTCGGGACCGGACGATCGAGAGGAGCGACACGGCTCGCGCGCGCTCGCGAACACGCTGCGCAAGGGGCAGGTGACGCTTCACTTCTACGGGCATCATCACCGCCACAGCTTCGCCGAAACGCCGAGGGGAGTCAGCGTTGGCCTGAGAAACCTCGCTGCCCGGGGAGGTGCACTCGCGCCCGGCGCACTCGCGATTGTGCTCTGGAGAGACCGCAGTGCGTTCCGCGTGCTGGTGCACCAAGGCTGA